From Anas acuta chromosome 11, bAnaAcu1.1, whole genome shotgun sequence, the proteins below share one genomic window:
- the LOC137862299 gene encoding acylamino-acid-releasing enzyme-like isoform X1 — protein MVLRPPVTPQRVEMSRCQLPAPRSPPGCAQGSGSGTAPSQAHALAPCPAVEPQTAAAQRGGGAAPWPRGDGGARKARGSRQRGCRATPAPATGSSAASLPSPAPRWVPQGGARPSSSTPSAASPTCAAGGSCASAGTTACSVWVAASLPAGQRSAPRSTTSRAHGWAFGTGRDGAVRPCPCCSLPAARRLLSQDSPSGQRRAVLARCPLQGHEVLEVWDGGGRSHGVDLTALGKHGRVYTEGPFACLAWSRLETRLLYVAERSQPRPPKPSLWLVPGAAGPAEEEEEQGEQFVYREDWGEALSTCSVPVLCVLDIEGSSVSVLEGVPEHVSPGQALWSPDDTGVVFVGWWHEPFRLGLSACSNRRSGIFHLEVASRRCELLSAQPRAACSPRLSPDGRRLLYLEGAVGGPHRQCLQLRMLTWQTRQTVTVLDVVQEPTGAFTGIYATELPPRCWAADSRRALLGTPQRSRTDLLLVDTEAATVTNLTAGSPEGCWELLTIQWDLLVATCSAPHRPPRLVVAELPPLGQELSLHWVTVEDAPTVPGITWKTLMVRPPCGGQSSAPCGTQPFEALLLSPPGPKAPHPLVVCPHGGPHAVFDARWRPSMAALCRLGFAVLLVNYRGSLGFGQASIESLLSRVGEQDVADTQLAVEQALHSEPLDPRRLALLAGSHGAFIALHLLAREPKRYQACALRNPVSNLPALLGTSDIPDWRYVSLGLPYSFERVPGAEDVATMLQRSPIAQAHRVRTPVLLCVGARDRRVSPTQSLELYRVLRARGVPARLLWYPEGGHALAGTETEADVFGNCARWFLQHLRQPRHSP, from the exons ATGGTGCTGCGGCCGCCGGTCACGCCGCAGAGGGTGGAGATGTCccgctgccagctcccagcaccccgcagcccccccgggtgCGCACAAGGCAGCGGGTCTGGCACTGCCCCCAGCCAGGCACATGCCTTGGCACCCTGCCCCGCTGTGGAGCCGCAGACGGCGGCGGCCCAgcgcggcggcggagcggcCCCATGGCCTCGGGGAGACGGTGGGGCACGGAAAGCCCGGGGGAGCcggcagaggggctgcagagccacCCCGGCTCCTGCTACCGGGAGCTCAGCCGCTTCCCTGCCATCACCCGCGCCGCGCTGGGTGCCGCAGGGGGGGGCCAGGCCTTCCTCCTCTACACCG AGTGCAGCCAGCCCGACCTGCGCCGCCGGCGGCTCCTGCGCTTCAGCCGGCACTACAGCCTGCAGCGTGTGGGTGGCAGCCTCACTGCCAGCCGGGCAGCGCTCAGCGCCGAGATCCACCACCAGTAGGGCTCACGGCTGGGCTTtcgggacgggacgggatggggCGGTGCGGCcgtgcccctgctgcagcctccctgccgCCCGCAGGCTTCTCAGCCAGGACTCGCCGTcggggcagcgccgcgccgTGCTCGCCCGCTGCCCGCTGCAGGGCCACGAGGTGCTGGAG GTGTGGGACGGAGGTGGGCGCAGCCACGGCGTGGACCTGACAGCGCTGGGGAAGCACGGCAGGGTCTACACAGAGG GGCCCTTCGCCTGCCTGGCCTGGTCCCGCTTGGAGACGCGGCTGCTCTACGTGGCTGAGAGGAGCCAGCCCAGGCCACCAAAACCCAGCCTGTGGCTTGTGCCGGGGGCAGCCGGGccggcagaggaggaggaggag CAGGGCGAGCAGTTCGTGTACCGCGAGGACTGGGGGGAGGCGCTGAGCACCTGCAGCGTCCCCGTGCTCTGCGTGCTGGACATCGAGGGCAGCAGCGTCTCGGTGCTGGAGGGCGTCCCCGAGCACGTCTCCCCCGGCCAG GCTCTGTGGTCCCCGGATGACACCGGCGTGGTGTTCGTGGGCTGGTGGCACGAGCCCTTCCGCCTGGGGCTGAGCGCCTGCTCCAACAGGAG GTCGGGCATTTTCCATTTGGAAGTGGCCAGCAGGCGCTGCG agctgctgtcGGCACAGCCCCGTGCCGCCTGCTCGCCCCGGCTGAGCCCCGATGGCCGGCGCCTGCTTTACCTGGAGGGGGCCGTGGGAGGGCCCCACcggcagtgcctgcagctgcGGATG CTCACCTGGCAGACACGGCAGACGGTGACGGTGCTTGACGTGGTGCAGGAGCCCACGGGCG CCTTCACCGGGATCTACGCCACGGAGCTGCCGCCGCGGTGCTGGGCAGCCGACAGCCGGCGAGCCCTGCTGGGCACCCCGCAGCGCAGCCGCACG gacctgctgctggtggaCACGGAGGCAGCCACTGTCACCAACCTCACTGCCG ggtCACCCGAagggtgctgggagctgctcacCATCCAGTGGGACCTGCTGGTGGCCACCTGCTCGGCCCCACACCGCCCACCCCGCCTG GTCGTGGCAGAGCTGCCACCGTTGGGTCAGGAGCTGTCCCTGCACTGGGTGACAGTGGAGGATGCCCCAACGGTGCCTGGCATCACCTGGAAAACCCTGATGGTTCGGCCTCCCTGTGgtgggcagagctctgctccaTGCG GCACCCAGCCCTTCGAGGCGCTGCTGCTGAGCCCGCCGGGCCCCAAGGCACCGCACCCCCTCGTTGTGTGCCCCCACG GTGGCCCTCACGccgtcttcgatgcccgctgGCGCCCGAGCATGGCCGCACTGTGCCGCCTGGGGTTCGCTGTGCTCCTGG TGAACTACCGCGGCTCCCTGGGCTTCGGGCAGGCCAGCATCGAGTCCCTGCTGTCCCGCGTGGGTGAGCAGGATGTGGCGGACACACAG CTGGCCGTGGAGCAGGCGCTGCACAGCGAGCCCCTCGACCCACGCCGCCTGGCCCTGCTCGCCGGCTCCCACGGAGCCTTCATCGCCCTGCACCTCCTCGCCCGTGAGCCCAAGCGCTACCAGGCGTGCGCCCTGCGCAACCCCGTCTCCAACCTGCCCGCCCTGCTGGGCACCTCCGACATCCCCGACTG GCGCTACGTGTCCCTGGGGCTGCCCTACTCCTTCGAGCGGGTGCCCGGTGCCGAGGACGTAGCCACCATGCTGCAGCGCTCGCCCATCGCCCAGGCGCACCGG GTACGGACGCCggtgctgctgtgtgtgggTGCCCGGGACCGGCGGGTCAGCCCCACGCAGTCGCTGGAGCTGTACCGGGTGCTGCGGGCCAGGGGGGTGCCTGCACG gCTGCTGTGGTACCCGGAGGGCGGCCATGCACTGGCAGGCACAGAGACGGAGGCTGATGTTTTTGGGAACTGTGCCCGCTGGTTCCTCCAACACCTGAGACAGCCCCGGCACAGCCCCTAG
- the LOC137862299 gene encoding acylamino-acid-releasing enzyme-like isoform X4: MVLRPPVTPQRVEMSRCQLPAPRSPPGCAQGSGSGTAPSQAHALAPCPAVEPQTAAAQRGGGAAPWPRGDGGARKARGSRQRGCRATPAPATGSSAASLPSPAPRWVPQGGARPSSSTPSAASPTCAAGGSCASAGTTACSVWVAASLPAGQRSAPRSTTSRAHGWAFGTGRDGAVRPCPCCSLPAARRLLSQDSPSGQRRAVLARCPLQGHEVLEVWDGGGRSHGVDLTALGKHGRVYTEGPFACLAWSRLETRLLYVAERSQPRPPKPSLWLVPGAAGPAEEEEEQGEQFVYREDWGEALSTCSVPVLCVLDIEGSSVSVLEGVPEHVSPGQALWSPDDTGVVFVGWWHEPFRLGLSACSNRRSGIFHLEVASRRCELLSAQPRAACSPRLSPDGRRLLYLEGAVGGPHRQCLQLRMLTWQTRQTVTVLDVVQEPTGAFTGIYATELPPRCWAADSRRALLGTPQRSRTDLLLVDTEAATVTNLTAGSPEGCWELLTIQWDLLVATCSAPHRPPRLVVAELPPLGQELSLHWVTVEDAPTVPGITWKTLMVRPPCGTQPFEALLLSPPGPKAPHPLVVCPHGGPHAVFDARWRPSMAALCRLGFAVLLVNYRGSLGFGQASIESLLSRVGEQDVADTQLAVEQALHSEPLDPRRLALLAGSHGAFIALHLLAREPKRYQACALRNPVSNLPALLGTSDIPDWRYVSLGLPYSFERVPGAEDVATMLQRSPIAQAHRVRTPVLLCVGARDRRVSPTQSLELYRVLRARGVPARLLWYPEGGHALAGTETEADVFGNCARWFLQHLRQPRHSP, encoded by the exons ATGGTGCTGCGGCCGCCGGTCACGCCGCAGAGGGTGGAGATGTCccgctgccagctcccagcaccccgcagcccccccgggtgCGCACAAGGCAGCGGGTCTGGCACTGCCCCCAGCCAGGCACATGCCTTGGCACCCTGCCCCGCTGTGGAGCCGCAGACGGCGGCGGCCCAgcgcggcggcggagcggcCCCATGGCCTCGGGGAGACGGTGGGGCACGGAAAGCCCGGGGGAGCcggcagaggggctgcagagccacCCCGGCTCCTGCTACCGGGAGCTCAGCCGCTTCCCTGCCATCACCCGCGCCGCGCTGGGTGCCGCAGGGGGGGGCCAGGCCTTCCTCCTCTACACCG AGTGCAGCCAGCCCGACCTGCGCCGCCGGCGGCTCCTGCGCTTCAGCCGGCACTACAGCCTGCAGCGTGTGGGTGGCAGCCTCACTGCCAGCCGGGCAGCGCTCAGCGCCGAGATCCACCACCAGTAGGGCTCACGGCTGGGCTTtcgggacgggacgggatggggCGGTGCGGCcgtgcccctgctgcagcctccctgccgCCCGCAGGCTTCTCAGCCAGGACTCGCCGTcggggcagcgccgcgccgTGCTCGCCCGCTGCCCGCTGCAGGGCCACGAGGTGCTGGAG GTGTGGGACGGAGGTGGGCGCAGCCACGGCGTGGACCTGACAGCGCTGGGGAAGCACGGCAGGGTCTACACAGAGG GGCCCTTCGCCTGCCTGGCCTGGTCCCGCTTGGAGACGCGGCTGCTCTACGTGGCTGAGAGGAGCCAGCCCAGGCCACCAAAACCCAGCCTGTGGCTTGTGCCGGGGGCAGCCGGGccggcagaggaggaggaggag CAGGGCGAGCAGTTCGTGTACCGCGAGGACTGGGGGGAGGCGCTGAGCACCTGCAGCGTCCCCGTGCTCTGCGTGCTGGACATCGAGGGCAGCAGCGTCTCGGTGCTGGAGGGCGTCCCCGAGCACGTCTCCCCCGGCCAG GCTCTGTGGTCCCCGGATGACACCGGCGTGGTGTTCGTGGGCTGGTGGCACGAGCCCTTCCGCCTGGGGCTGAGCGCCTGCTCCAACAGGAG GTCGGGCATTTTCCATTTGGAAGTGGCCAGCAGGCGCTGCG agctgctgtcGGCACAGCCCCGTGCCGCCTGCTCGCCCCGGCTGAGCCCCGATGGCCGGCGCCTGCTTTACCTGGAGGGGGCCGTGGGAGGGCCCCACcggcagtgcctgcagctgcGGATG CTCACCTGGCAGACACGGCAGACGGTGACGGTGCTTGACGTGGTGCAGGAGCCCACGGGCG CCTTCACCGGGATCTACGCCACGGAGCTGCCGCCGCGGTGCTGGGCAGCCGACAGCCGGCGAGCCCTGCTGGGCACCCCGCAGCGCAGCCGCACG gacctgctgctggtggaCACGGAGGCAGCCACTGTCACCAACCTCACTGCCG ggtCACCCGAagggtgctgggagctgctcacCATCCAGTGGGACCTGCTGGTGGCCACCTGCTCGGCCCCACACCGCCCACCCCGCCTG GTCGTGGCAGAGCTGCCACCGTTGGGTCAGGAGCTGTCCCTGCACTGGGTGACAGTGGAGGATGCCCCAACGGTGCCTGGCATCACCTGGAAAACCCTGATGGTTCGGCCTCCCTGTG GCACCCAGCCCTTCGAGGCGCTGCTGCTGAGCCCGCCGGGCCCCAAGGCACCGCACCCCCTCGTTGTGTGCCCCCACG GTGGCCCTCACGccgtcttcgatgcccgctgGCGCCCGAGCATGGCCGCACTGTGCCGCCTGGGGTTCGCTGTGCTCCTGG TGAACTACCGCGGCTCCCTGGGCTTCGGGCAGGCCAGCATCGAGTCCCTGCTGTCCCGCGTGGGTGAGCAGGATGTGGCGGACACACAG CTGGCCGTGGAGCAGGCGCTGCACAGCGAGCCCCTCGACCCACGCCGCCTGGCCCTGCTCGCCGGCTCCCACGGAGCCTTCATCGCCCTGCACCTCCTCGCCCGTGAGCCCAAGCGCTACCAGGCGTGCGCCCTGCGCAACCCCGTCTCCAACCTGCCCGCCCTGCTGGGCACCTCCGACATCCCCGACTG GCGCTACGTGTCCCTGGGGCTGCCCTACTCCTTCGAGCGGGTGCCCGGTGCCGAGGACGTAGCCACCATGCTGCAGCGCTCGCCCATCGCCCAGGCGCACCGG GTACGGACGCCggtgctgctgtgtgtgggTGCCCGGGACCGGCGGGTCAGCCCCACGCAGTCGCTGGAGCTGTACCGGGTGCTGCGGGCCAGGGGGGTGCCTGCACG gCTGCTGTGGTACCCGGAGGGCGGCCATGCACTGGCAGGCACAGAGACGGAGGCTGATGTTTTTGGGAACTGTGCCCGCTGGTTCCTCCAACACCTGAGACAGCCCCGGCACAGCCCCTAG
- the LOC137862299 gene encoding acylamino-acid-releasing enzyme-like isoform X2, with product MVLRPPVTPQRVEMSRCQLPAPRSPPGCAQGSGSGTAPSQAHALAPCPAVEPQTAAAQRGGGAAPWPRGDGGARKARGSRQRGCRATPAPATGSSAASLPSPAPRWVPQGGARPSSSTPSAASPTCAAGGSCASAGTTACSVWVAASLPAGQRSAPRSTTSRAHGWAFGTGRDGAVRPCPCCSLPAARRLLSQDSPSGQRRAVLARCPLQGHEVLEVWDGGGRSHGVDLTALGKHGRVYTEGPFACLAWSRLETRLLYVAERSQPRPPKPSLWLVPGAAGPAEEEEEGEQFVYREDWGEALSTCSVPVLCVLDIEGSSVSVLEGVPEHVSPGQALWSPDDTGVVFVGWWHEPFRLGLSACSNRRSGIFHLEVASRRCELLSAQPRAACSPRLSPDGRRLLYLEGAVGGPHRQCLQLRMLTWQTRQTVTVLDVVQEPTGAFTGIYATELPPRCWAADSRRALLGTPQRSRTDLLLVDTEAATVTNLTAGSPEGCWELLTIQWDLLVATCSAPHRPPRLVVAELPPLGQELSLHWVTVEDAPTVPGITWKTLMVRPPCGGQSSAPCGTQPFEALLLSPPGPKAPHPLVVCPHGGPHAVFDARWRPSMAALCRLGFAVLLVNYRGSLGFGQASIESLLSRVGEQDVADTQLAVEQALHSEPLDPRRLALLAGSHGAFIALHLLAREPKRYQACALRNPVSNLPALLGTSDIPDWRYVSLGLPYSFERVPGAEDVATMLQRSPIAQAHRVRTPVLLCVGARDRRVSPTQSLELYRVLRARGVPARLLWYPEGGHALAGTETEADVFGNCARWFLQHLRQPRHSP from the exons ATGGTGCTGCGGCCGCCGGTCACGCCGCAGAGGGTGGAGATGTCccgctgccagctcccagcaccccgcagcccccccgggtgCGCACAAGGCAGCGGGTCTGGCACTGCCCCCAGCCAGGCACATGCCTTGGCACCCTGCCCCGCTGTGGAGCCGCAGACGGCGGCGGCCCAgcgcggcggcggagcggcCCCATGGCCTCGGGGAGACGGTGGGGCACGGAAAGCCCGGGGGAGCcggcagaggggctgcagagccacCCCGGCTCCTGCTACCGGGAGCTCAGCCGCTTCCCTGCCATCACCCGCGCCGCGCTGGGTGCCGCAGGGGGGGGCCAGGCCTTCCTCCTCTACACCG AGTGCAGCCAGCCCGACCTGCGCCGCCGGCGGCTCCTGCGCTTCAGCCGGCACTACAGCCTGCAGCGTGTGGGTGGCAGCCTCACTGCCAGCCGGGCAGCGCTCAGCGCCGAGATCCACCACCAGTAGGGCTCACGGCTGGGCTTtcgggacgggacgggatggggCGGTGCGGCcgtgcccctgctgcagcctccctgccgCCCGCAGGCTTCTCAGCCAGGACTCGCCGTcggggcagcgccgcgccgTGCTCGCCCGCTGCCCGCTGCAGGGCCACGAGGTGCTGGAG GTGTGGGACGGAGGTGGGCGCAGCCACGGCGTGGACCTGACAGCGCTGGGGAAGCACGGCAGGGTCTACACAGAGG GGCCCTTCGCCTGCCTGGCCTGGTCCCGCTTGGAGACGCGGCTGCTCTACGTGGCTGAGAGGAGCCAGCCCAGGCCACCAAAACCCAGCCTGTGGCTTGTGCCGGGGGCAGCCGGGccggcagaggaggaggaggag GGCGAGCAGTTCGTGTACCGCGAGGACTGGGGGGAGGCGCTGAGCACCTGCAGCGTCCCCGTGCTCTGCGTGCTGGACATCGAGGGCAGCAGCGTCTCGGTGCTGGAGGGCGTCCCCGAGCACGTCTCCCCCGGCCAG GCTCTGTGGTCCCCGGATGACACCGGCGTGGTGTTCGTGGGCTGGTGGCACGAGCCCTTCCGCCTGGGGCTGAGCGCCTGCTCCAACAGGAG GTCGGGCATTTTCCATTTGGAAGTGGCCAGCAGGCGCTGCG agctgctgtcGGCACAGCCCCGTGCCGCCTGCTCGCCCCGGCTGAGCCCCGATGGCCGGCGCCTGCTTTACCTGGAGGGGGCCGTGGGAGGGCCCCACcggcagtgcctgcagctgcGGATG CTCACCTGGCAGACACGGCAGACGGTGACGGTGCTTGACGTGGTGCAGGAGCCCACGGGCG CCTTCACCGGGATCTACGCCACGGAGCTGCCGCCGCGGTGCTGGGCAGCCGACAGCCGGCGAGCCCTGCTGGGCACCCCGCAGCGCAGCCGCACG gacctgctgctggtggaCACGGAGGCAGCCACTGTCACCAACCTCACTGCCG ggtCACCCGAagggtgctgggagctgctcacCATCCAGTGGGACCTGCTGGTGGCCACCTGCTCGGCCCCACACCGCCCACCCCGCCTG GTCGTGGCAGAGCTGCCACCGTTGGGTCAGGAGCTGTCCCTGCACTGGGTGACAGTGGAGGATGCCCCAACGGTGCCTGGCATCACCTGGAAAACCCTGATGGTTCGGCCTCCCTGTGgtgggcagagctctgctccaTGCG GCACCCAGCCCTTCGAGGCGCTGCTGCTGAGCCCGCCGGGCCCCAAGGCACCGCACCCCCTCGTTGTGTGCCCCCACG GTGGCCCTCACGccgtcttcgatgcccgctgGCGCCCGAGCATGGCCGCACTGTGCCGCCTGGGGTTCGCTGTGCTCCTGG TGAACTACCGCGGCTCCCTGGGCTTCGGGCAGGCCAGCATCGAGTCCCTGCTGTCCCGCGTGGGTGAGCAGGATGTGGCGGACACACAG CTGGCCGTGGAGCAGGCGCTGCACAGCGAGCCCCTCGACCCACGCCGCCTGGCCCTGCTCGCCGGCTCCCACGGAGCCTTCATCGCCCTGCACCTCCTCGCCCGTGAGCCCAAGCGCTACCAGGCGTGCGCCCTGCGCAACCCCGTCTCCAACCTGCCCGCCCTGCTGGGCACCTCCGACATCCCCGACTG GCGCTACGTGTCCCTGGGGCTGCCCTACTCCTTCGAGCGGGTGCCCGGTGCCGAGGACGTAGCCACCATGCTGCAGCGCTCGCCCATCGCCCAGGCGCACCGG GTACGGACGCCggtgctgctgtgtgtgggTGCCCGGGACCGGCGGGTCAGCCCCACGCAGTCGCTGGAGCTGTACCGGGTGCTGCGGGCCAGGGGGGTGCCTGCACG gCTGCTGTGGTACCCGGAGGGCGGCCATGCACTGGCAGGCACAGAGACGGAGGCTGATGTTTTTGGGAACTGTGCCCGCTGGTTCCTCCAACACCTGAGACAGCCCCGGCACAGCCCCTAG
- the LOC137862299 gene encoding acylamino-acid-releasing enzyme-like isoform X3 produces MVLRPPVTPQRVEMSRCQLPAPRSPPGCAQGSGSGTAPSQAHALAPCPAVEPQTAAAQRGGGAAPWPRGDGGARKARGSRQRGCRATPAPATGSSAASLPSPAPRWVPQGGARPSSSTPSAASPTCAAGGSCASAGTTACSVWVAASLPAGQRSAPRSTTSRAHGWAFGTGRDGAVRPCPCCSLPAARRLLSQDSPSGQRRAVLARCPLQGHEVLEVWDGGGRSHGVDLTALGKHGRVYTEGPFACLAWSRLETRLLYVAERSQPRPPKPSLWLVPGAAGPAEEEEGEQFVYREDWGEALSTCSVPVLCVLDIEGSSVSVLEGVPEHVSPGQALWSPDDTGVVFVGWWHEPFRLGLSACSNRRSGIFHLEVASRRCELLSAQPRAACSPRLSPDGRRLLYLEGAVGGPHRQCLQLRMLTWQTRQTVTVLDVVQEPTGAFTGIYATELPPRCWAADSRRALLGTPQRSRTDLLLVDTEAATVTNLTAGSPEGCWELLTIQWDLLVATCSAPHRPPRLVVAELPPLGQELSLHWVTVEDAPTVPGITWKTLMVRPPCGGQSSAPCGTQPFEALLLSPPGPKAPHPLVVCPHGGPHAVFDARWRPSMAALCRLGFAVLLVNYRGSLGFGQASIESLLSRVGEQDVADTQLAVEQALHSEPLDPRRLALLAGSHGAFIALHLLAREPKRYQACALRNPVSNLPALLGTSDIPDWRYVSLGLPYSFERVPGAEDVATMLQRSPIAQAHRVRTPVLLCVGARDRRVSPTQSLELYRVLRARGVPARLLWYPEGGHALAGTETEADVFGNCARWFLQHLRQPRHSP; encoded by the exons ATGGTGCTGCGGCCGCCGGTCACGCCGCAGAGGGTGGAGATGTCccgctgccagctcccagcaccccgcagcccccccgggtgCGCACAAGGCAGCGGGTCTGGCACTGCCCCCAGCCAGGCACATGCCTTGGCACCCTGCCCCGCTGTGGAGCCGCAGACGGCGGCGGCCCAgcgcggcggcggagcggcCCCATGGCCTCGGGGAGACGGTGGGGCACGGAAAGCCCGGGGGAGCcggcagaggggctgcagagccacCCCGGCTCCTGCTACCGGGAGCTCAGCCGCTTCCCTGCCATCACCCGCGCCGCGCTGGGTGCCGCAGGGGGGGGCCAGGCCTTCCTCCTCTACACCG AGTGCAGCCAGCCCGACCTGCGCCGCCGGCGGCTCCTGCGCTTCAGCCGGCACTACAGCCTGCAGCGTGTGGGTGGCAGCCTCACTGCCAGCCGGGCAGCGCTCAGCGCCGAGATCCACCACCAGTAGGGCTCACGGCTGGGCTTtcgggacgggacgggatggggCGGTGCGGCcgtgcccctgctgcagcctccctgccgCCCGCAGGCTTCTCAGCCAGGACTCGCCGTcggggcagcgccgcgccgTGCTCGCCCGCTGCCCGCTGCAGGGCCACGAGGTGCTGGAG GTGTGGGACGGAGGTGGGCGCAGCCACGGCGTGGACCTGACAGCGCTGGGGAAGCACGGCAGGGTCTACACAGAGG GGCCCTTCGCCTGCCTGGCCTGGTCCCGCTTGGAGACGCGGCTGCTCTACGTGGCTGAGAGGAGCCAGCCCAGGCCACCAAAACCCAGCCTGTGGCTTGTGCCGGGGGCAGCCGGGccggcagaggaggagg AGGGCGAGCAGTTCGTGTACCGCGAGGACTGGGGGGAGGCGCTGAGCACCTGCAGCGTCCCCGTGCTCTGCGTGCTGGACATCGAGGGCAGCAGCGTCTCGGTGCTGGAGGGCGTCCCCGAGCACGTCTCCCCCGGCCAG GCTCTGTGGTCCCCGGATGACACCGGCGTGGTGTTCGTGGGCTGGTGGCACGAGCCCTTCCGCCTGGGGCTGAGCGCCTGCTCCAACAGGAG GTCGGGCATTTTCCATTTGGAAGTGGCCAGCAGGCGCTGCG agctgctgtcGGCACAGCCCCGTGCCGCCTGCTCGCCCCGGCTGAGCCCCGATGGCCGGCGCCTGCTTTACCTGGAGGGGGCCGTGGGAGGGCCCCACcggcagtgcctgcagctgcGGATG CTCACCTGGCAGACACGGCAGACGGTGACGGTGCTTGACGTGGTGCAGGAGCCCACGGGCG CCTTCACCGGGATCTACGCCACGGAGCTGCCGCCGCGGTGCTGGGCAGCCGACAGCCGGCGAGCCCTGCTGGGCACCCCGCAGCGCAGCCGCACG gacctgctgctggtggaCACGGAGGCAGCCACTGTCACCAACCTCACTGCCG ggtCACCCGAagggtgctgggagctgctcacCATCCAGTGGGACCTGCTGGTGGCCACCTGCTCGGCCCCACACCGCCCACCCCGCCTG GTCGTGGCAGAGCTGCCACCGTTGGGTCAGGAGCTGTCCCTGCACTGGGTGACAGTGGAGGATGCCCCAACGGTGCCTGGCATCACCTGGAAAACCCTGATGGTTCGGCCTCCCTGTGgtgggcagagctctgctccaTGCG GCACCCAGCCCTTCGAGGCGCTGCTGCTGAGCCCGCCGGGCCCCAAGGCACCGCACCCCCTCGTTGTGTGCCCCCACG GTGGCCCTCACGccgtcttcgatgcccgctgGCGCCCGAGCATGGCCGCACTGTGCCGCCTGGGGTTCGCTGTGCTCCTGG TGAACTACCGCGGCTCCCTGGGCTTCGGGCAGGCCAGCATCGAGTCCCTGCTGTCCCGCGTGGGTGAGCAGGATGTGGCGGACACACAG CTGGCCGTGGAGCAGGCGCTGCACAGCGAGCCCCTCGACCCACGCCGCCTGGCCCTGCTCGCCGGCTCCCACGGAGCCTTCATCGCCCTGCACCTCCTCGCCCGTGAGCCCAAGCGCTACCAGGCGTGCGCCCTGCGCAACCCCGTCTCCAACCTGCCCGCCCTGCTGGGCACCTCCGACATCCCCGACTG GCGCTACGTGTCCCTGGGGCTGCCCTACTCCTTCGAGCGGGTGCCCGGTGCCGAGGACGTAGCCACCATGCTGCAGCGCTCGCCCATCGCCCAGGCGCACCGG GTACGGACGCCggtgctgctgtgtgtgggTGCCCGGGACCGGCGGGTCAGCCCCACGCAGTCGCTGGAGCTGTACCGGGTGCTGCGGGCCAGGGGGGTGCCTGCACG gCTGCTGTGGTACCCGGAGGGCGGCCATGCACTGGCAGGCACAGAGACGGAGGCTGATGTTTTTGGGAACTGTGCCCGCTGGTTCCTCCAACACCTGAGACAGCCCCGGCACAGCCCCTAG